In the Nothobranchius furzeri strain GRZ-AD chromosome 15, NfurGRZ-RIMD1, whole genome shotgun sequence genome, one interval contains:
- the LOC107390706 gene encoding chymotrypsin-C isoform X1, with product MMKFVVLALLAVGAYGCGTPTFPPVVSRVVGGEDVRPNSWPWQISLQYNREGEWRHTCGGTLISDQWVLTAAHCISKGREYRVALGKHNLVEEAEEGSVFMGTSNIIVHEKWSSLFIRNDIALIKLEAPVDFSDTIMAACLPADGFILPHNESCYVTGWGRVYTGGPIADILQQALLPVVDHATCSKSDWWGFQVKDTMVCAGGDGIVSGCNGDSGGPLNCQNTDGTWEVHGIVSFGSGLSCNMKKKPTVFTQVSSYITWINSVSSCTSH from the exons ATGATGAAGTTTGTGGTGCTCGCTCTGCTTGCTGTTGGCG CTTATGGGTGTGGGACACCCACGTTCCCACCCGTGGTGAGCCGAGTGGTTGGAGGAGAAGATGTCAGGCCTAACAGCTGGCCGTGGCAG ATTTCTCTGCAGTACAACAGAGAGGGCGAGTGGAGGCACACCTGTGGAGGTACTCTGATCTCTGATCAGTGGGTCCTGACTGCTGCTCATTGTATCAG CAAAGGCAGGGAGTACAGAGTGGCCCTGGGAAAGCACAACCTGGtagaagaagcagaagagggtTCTGTGTTCATGGGCACCTCCAACATCATCGTCCATGAGAAGTGGAGCTCACTCTTCATTCG TAATGACATTGCCCTGATCAAACTGGAGGCTCCTGTTGACTTCTCTGACACCATCATGGCTGCTTGCCTTCCCGCCGACGGCTTCATCCTCCCCCATAACGAGTCCTGCTACGTCACCGGGTGGGGTCGCGTCTACA CCGGAGGCCCCATCGCTGACATCCTGCAGCAGGCCTTGCTGCCTGTGGTGGACCATGCTACCTGCAGCAAATCTGACTGGTGGGGATTCCAGGTGAAAGACACCATGGTCTGTGCAGGTGGAGATGGAATTGTGTCCGGCTGCAAT GGTGACTCTGGTGGTCCTCTGAACTGTCAGAACACCGACGGTACCTGGGAGGTCCATGGAATCGTCAGCTTTGGATCGGGACTCAGCTGTAACATGAAGAAGAAGCCCACAGTGTTCACTCAAGTCAGCTCCTACATCACCTGGATCAACTCCGTAAGCTCCTGCACATCCCACTGA
- the LOC107390706 gene encoding chymotrypsin-C isoform X2, with amino-acid sequence MMKFVVLALLAVGAYGCGTPTFPPVVSRVVGGEDVRPNSWPWQISLQYNREGEWRHTCGGTLISDQWVLTAAHCISKGREYRVALGKHNLVEEAEEGSVFMGTSNIIVHEKWSSLFIRNDIALIKLEAPVDFSDTIMAACLPADGFILPHNESCYVTGWGRVYTGGPIADILQQALLPVVDHATCSKSDWWGFQVKDTMVCAGGDGIVSGCNGDSGGPLNCQNTDGTWEVHGIVSFGSGLSCNMKKKPTVFTQVSSYITWINSKMATY; translated from the exons ATGATGAAGTTTGTGGTGCTCGCTCTGCTTGCTGTTGGCG CTTATGGGTGTGGGACACCCACGTTCCCACCCGTGGTGAGCCGAGTGGTTGGAGGAGAAGATGTCAGGCCTAACAGCTGGCCGTGGCAG ATTTCTCTGCAGTACAACAGAGAGGGCGAGTGGAGGCACACCTGTGGAGGTACTCTGATCTCTGATCAGTGGGTCCTGACTGCTGCTCATTGTATCAG CAAAGGCAGGGAGTACAGAGTGGCCCTGGGAAAGCACAACCTGGtagaagaagcagaagagggtTCTGTGTTCATGGGCACCTCCAACATCATCGTCCATGAGAAGTGGAGCTCACTCTTCATTCG TAATGACATTGCCCTGATCAAACTGGAGGCTCCTGTTGACTTCTCTGACACCATCATGGCTGCTTGCCTTCCCGCCGACGGCTTCATCCTCCCCCATAACGAGTCCTGCTACGTCACCGGGTGGGGTCGCGTCTACA CCGGAGGCCCCATCGCTGACATCCTGCAGCAGGCCTTGCTGCCTGTGGTGGACCATGCTACCTGCAGCAAATCTGACTGGTGGGGATTCCAGGTGAAAGACACCATGGTCTGTGCAGGTGGAGATGGAATTGTGTCCGGCTGCAAT GGTGACTCTGGTGGTCCTCTGAACTGTCAGAACACCGACGGTACCTGGGAGGTCCATGGAATCGTCAGCTTTGGATCGGGACTCAGCTGTAACATGAAGAAGAAGCCCACAGTGTTCACTCAAGTCAGCTCCTACATCACCTGGATCAACTCC aaaATGGCAACCTACTGA
- the LOC139061545 gene encoding kazrin-A-like has protein sequence MDSDNLSSPTRRSLSLSDGSEDQLDRLQQVELARTTHMSQWRAGTVQAWLEVVMAMPMYIRTCSENVKSGRVLLGLTDEDLELGLGVSSVMHRRKLRLAIEDYRDAENGKELSKAGDLDHHWVAKAWLSDVGLPQYSQAFHTHLVDGRMLNSLTRHDLERYLNITKKFHQVSLLLGIELLQLLSFDKEVLQTRRIQCEHQNEDPLVWTSHRVIKWIRDVDLKEFADNLLHSGIHGAVIVLDPTFNTDAMATALGIPGSKHMVRRHLDEEMKTLLDSVRTDAKMDYERLGLGTPPALLRQNSLSRPPSSNSRLTDDEGSLRRRAVKPPSGFSPKNRNGRDLSCHSNYGSLPREVRDHTPTRAERSPIHGYSSIEVTNV, from the exons atgg ACTCAGACAACCTTTCCAGCCCCACGCGCCGCAGCCTCAGCCTGTCAGACGGGTCGGAGGACCAGCTGGATCGCCTCCAGCAGGTGGAGCTGGCCAGGACGACTCACATGTCTCAGTGGAGAGCGGGTACAGTGCAGGCCTGGCTGGAGGTTGTCATGGCGATGCCCATGTACATCCGGACCTGCTCAGAAAATGTTAAAAGTGGAAGG GTTTTACTTGGACTAACGGATGAAGACCTGGAGCTGGGTTTGGGCGTCAGCAGTGTGATGCACCGCCGAAAGCTCCGCCTGGCTATTGAAGACTACAGAGATGCTGAAAATGGGAAAGA GCTGTCGAAGGCTGGAGATCTGGACCACCACTGGGTAGCCAAAGCCTGGTTGAGTGATGTTGGATTGCCTCAGTACTCTCAGGCTTTTCACACTCATCTTGTGGATGGACGCATGCTGAACTCCCTAACACGCCATGACTTAGAACGTTACCTCAACATCACCAAGAAGTTCCACCAGGTCAGCCTTCTGCTGGGCATTGAACTGCTGCAACTTCTCAGCTTTGACAAAGAG GTGTTGCAGACTCGCCGGATTCAGTGTGAGCATCAGAATGAGGATCCGTTGGTGTGGACATCCCATCGGGTCATAAAATGGatccgagatgttgacctcaag GAATTTGCCGACAATCTCCTACACAGTGGGATTCATGGAGCCGTCATTGTGCTTGATCCCACGTTTAACACTGACGCCATGGCAACAGCGCTGGGGATTCCTGGCAGCAAACACATGGTCCGGAGGCACCTTGATGAGGAGATGAAGACGCTACTTGACTCAGTTAG AACGGATGCCAAAATGGACTATGAGCGTTTAGGTTTAGGAACTCCGCCAGCCCTGCTTCGCCAGAATTCCCTGAGTAGGCCGCCCAGCTCAAACAGCCGACTCACCGATGACGAGGGTTCACTGAGGAGGAGAGCTGTCAAG CCTCCATCAGGGTTCAGCCCCAAAAATCGTAATGGGCGGGACCTGAGTTGCCACAGCAACTATGGCTCCCTACCTCGGGAAGTTCGAGACCACACTCCAACCAGAGCTGAGAGAAGTCCGATCCATGGTTACTCCAGCATCGAGGTCACCAACGTGTGA
- the tmem51a gene encoding transmembrane protein 51a: MRSSENGPPCSPNGEGVNSNGGNNNSNNNMPRARSEIRGNSGSQYAVCALGVGLIALGVVMIVWSVVPSETSGNNSSSGSGGNSSIDSRRNKASSVAFVLAGSGVAMLLLSLCLGMRNKQREQLRLQELQNQREAAAREQEQRETTEEQARRYAVPTYEEAVGSGQYPLRQSNLRPSFSQLPSYDELVQVDGVQYENEGSDVTTQSSGAPDDPVSTTNNRPEKNSLKLLPIKLRRIKSEKLPEKSADVSQPTMDIGIEPLTPPPQYDDKVPPL; this comes from the exons atgcgctccagTGAAAATGGACCTCCGTGCTCCCCAAACGGCGAAGGAGTTAACAGCAACGGCggcaacaacaacagcaacaacaacatgcCCCGAGCCAGAAGCGAGATCAGAGGCAACTCGGGTTCCCAGTATGCGGTGTGCGCTCTGGGAGTTGGTCTGATAGCTCTGGGCGTCGTGATGatcgtgtggagtgtggtgccctcGGAAACATCTGGTAATAACAGCAGCTCCGGTTCGGGGGGGAATAGTTCCATTGATAGCAGGAGGAATAAAGCATCCTCTGTGGCCTTTGTGCTGGCGGGCTCCGGCGTGGCAATGCTGCTGTTGTCGTTGTGTCTGGGAATGAGGAACAAGCAGCGCGAGCAGCTGAGGCTCCAGGAGCTCCAGAACCAGAGGGAAGCAGCAGCACGGGAGCAGGAGCAGAGAGAAAC AACTGAGGAACAAGCCCGGCGCTATGCCGTACCCACCTATGAGGAAGCAGTAGGCAGTGGGCAGTACCCGTTGCGTCAGAGCAACCTGCGCCCCAGCTTCTCCCAGCTGCCGTCCTACGATGAACTGGTCCAAGTCGACGGTGTGCAATATGAGAACGAAGGTTCCGATGTCACGACGCAGTCTTCAGGTGCTCCCGATGATCCCGTGTCTACGACAAATAACAGACCTGAGAAAAATAGCCTGAAGCTTCTACCCATCAAACTCCGGAGGATTAAGTCGGAGAAGCTGCCCGAGAAAAGCGCTGACGTCTCTCAGCCAACGATGGACATCGGTATTGAACCTCTTACCCCACCGCCACAGTACGATGATAAGGTGCCTCCGCTTTAG